In Mycolicibacterium mucogenicum DSM 44124, the following are encoded in one genomic region:
- the glmS gene encoding glutamine--fructose-6-phosphate transaminase (isomerizing) yields the protein MCGIVGYVGQRPARDIVVDALRRMEYRGYDSSGVALADGHGGLTIRRRAGRLANLEEALAETDAAELEGTTGMGHTRWATHGRPTDRNAHPHSDASGKLAVVHNGIIENFAGLRAELEAAGVEFQSDTDSEVAVHLVAQAYRNGPTAGDFVASVLAVLRRLEGHFTLVFSNADDPGTIIAARRSTPLVVGVGDGEMFVGSDVAAFIEYTRDAVELGQDQAVVITADGYQVLDFDGNDASDRARPFHIDWDLSAAEKGGYDYFMYKEIAEQPAAVSDTLLGHFVDGKIVLDEQRLSDQELRDVDKVFIVACGTAYHSGLLAKYAIEHWTRLPVEVELASEFRYRDPVLDRSTLVIAISQSGETADTLEAVRHAKGQKAKVLAICNTNGSQIPREADAVLYTRAGPEIGVAATKTFLAQVAANYLVGLALAQARGTKYPDEVAREYRELEAMPALVEQVLERLDPIAVLGKQFAQSPTVLFLGRHVGYPVALEGALKLKELAYMHAEGFAAGELKHGPIALIDDDLPVIVVMPSPKGSSMLHAKLLSNIREIQARGAVTIVIAEEGDETVRPYADYIFELPTTSTLFQPLLSTIPLQVFAASVARERGYDVDKPRNLAKSVTVE from the coding sequence ATGTGTGGAATCGTCGGCTATGTCGGGCAACGGCCGGCCCGCGACATCGTGGTCGACGCGCTGAGACGGATGGAATACCGCGGCTACGACTCGTCCGGTGTCGCTCTGGCCGATGGCCACGGGGGTCTGACCATCCGGCGGCGCGCCGGCCGACTGGCCAATCTCGAAGAGGCGCTGGCCGAAACCGATGCCGCTGAGCTCGAAGGCACCACCGGCATGGGGCACACCCGCTGGGCGACCCACGGGCGTCCCACCGACCGCAACGCGCATCCGCACAGCGATGCCAGCGGCAAGCTCGCGGTGGTCCACAACGGCATCATCGAGAACTTCGCCGGGCTGCGCGCCGAGCTGGAGGCCGCCGGCGTCGAGTTCCAGAGCGACACCGACTCCGAGGTGGCCGTCCACCTGGTGGCGCAGGCCTACCGCAACGGGCCGACGGCCGGCGACTTCGTCGCGTCGGTGCTGGCGGTGCTGCGCCGGCTGGAGGGCCACTTCACGCTGGTGTTCAGCAACGCCGACGACCCGGGCACCATCATTGCGGCCCGCCGGTCCACGCCGCTGGTGGTCGGGGTCGGCGACGGCGAGATGTTCGTCGGCTCCGACGTCGCGGCCTTCATCGAGTACACCCGCGACGCCGTCGAGCTCGGACAGGACCAGGCCGTGGTGATCACCGCGGACGGCTACCAGGTACTGGACTTCGACGGCAACGACGCGTCCGATCGGGCGCGCCCGTTCCACATCGACTGGGACCTGTCGGCCGCCGAAAAGGGTGGCTACGACTACTTCATGTACAAGGAGATCGCCGAGCAGCCCGCGGCCGTCTCCGACACGCTGCTCGGCCACTTCGTCGACGGCAAGATCGTGCTCGACGAGCAGCGGCTCTCCGACCAGGAGCTGCGCGACGTCGACAAGGTCTTCATCGTCGCCTGCGGTACCGCGTACCACTCCGGCCTGCTCGCCAAGTACGCCATCGAGCACTGGACCCGGCTGCCGGTCGAGGTCGAGCTGGCCAGCGAGTTCCGGTACCGCGACCCGGTGCTGGACCGCAGCACGCTGGTGATCGCCATCTCGCAGTCCGGCGAGACCGCCGACACCCTGGAGGCCGTCCGGCACGCCAAGGGCCAGAAGGCCAAGGTGCTCGCCATCTGCAACACCAACGGCTCGCAGATTCCGCGCGAGGCCGACGCCGTGCTCTACACCCGGGCCGGGCCGGAGATCGGTGTCGCCGCGACCAAGACGTTCCTGGCCCAGGTGGCCGCCAACTACCTGGTGGGCCTGGCGTTGGCGCAGGCGCGCGGTACCAAGTACCCGGACGAGGTCGCCCGCGAGTACCGCGAGCTGGAGGCAATGCCGGCGTTGGTCGAGCAGGTGCTCGAGCGGCTGGACCCGATCGCGGTTCTGGGCAAGCAGTTCGCGCAGTCGCCGACGGTGCTGTTCCTGGGACGGCATGTGGGCTATCCGGTCGCGCTCGAGGGTGCGCTCAAGCTCAAGGAGCTGGCGTACATGCATGCCGAGGGCTTTGCCGCCGGCGAGCTCAAGCACGGTCCCATCGCGCTGATCGACGACGATCTGCCGGTGATCGTGGTGATGCCGTCGCCCAAGGGCTCGTCGATGCTGCACGCCAAGCTGCTGAGCAACATCCGCGAGATTCAGGCCCGTGGCGCGGTCACCATCGTCATCGCCGAGGAGGGCGACGAGACGGTGCGCCCGTACGCGGACTACATCTTCGAGCTGCCGACGACCTCGACGCTGTTCCAGCCCCTGCTATCGACCATCCCGCTGCAGGTGTTTGCCGCGTCGGTCGCCCGCGAGCGCGGATACGACGTGGACAAGCCCCGGAACCTGGCGAAGTCGGTCACCGTCGAATAG
- a CDS encoding dienelactone hydrolase family protein, with amino-acid sequence MAKTKKLFGALTRRGPHRVLRGDLGFAGLPGTVYTPESGLNLPGVAFGHDWLQGVGRYNGTLEHLASWGIVAAAPNTETGIAPSVLNLAYDLGTTLDIITGVRLGPGKISVHPTKLGLAGHGFGASAAIFTAAGLGSSANPLKAVAAVFPTASKPDADQPAAGLRVPGLILNAPGADLTIQSNATELAAAWRTATVRTVAKAVPGGLAEGFRLSKLVGMPGADRRTQKTVRALLTGYLLFQLTGDKAYKDFADADVVLPKTVAADPDAESPALEDKVAALLKG; translated from the coding sequence GTGGCCAAGACGAAGAAGCTCTTCGGCGCCCTGACGCGCCGCGGCCCGCACCGCGTTCTGCGCGGTGACCTGGGTTTTGCCGGCCTGCCGGGCACCGTCTACACCCCCGAGTCGGGGCTGAATCTGCCCGGCGTGGCATTCGGCCATGACTGGTTGCAGGGTGTCGGACGTTACAACGGCACGCTCGAGCATCTGGCGTCCTGGGGCATCGTCGCGGCCGCGCCCAACACCGAGACCGGCATCGCGCCGTCGGTGCTGAACCTGGCGTACGACCTGGGCACCACCCTCGACATCATCACCGGAGTCCGGCTCGGCCCCGGCAAGATCAGCGTGCACCCGACCAAGCTGGGCCTGGCCGGGCACGGTTTCGGGGCATCGGCCGCGATCTTCACCGCCGCCGGCCTGGGCTCGTCGGCCAACCCGCTGAAGGCGGTGGCCGCGGTGTTCCCGACCGCGAGCAAGCCCGACGCCGACCAGCCCGCGGCCGGCCTGCGGGTTCCCGGCCTCATCCTCAACGCGCCAGGCGCTGACCTGACCATCCAGTCCAACGCCACCGAGCTGGCCGCCGCGTGGCGGACGGCAACGGTGCGGACCGTCGCCAAGGCCGTCCCCGGCGGACTGGCCGAAGGCTTCCGGCTGTCCAAACTGGTCGGGATGCCCGGCGCGGATCGCCGCACCCAGAAGACGGTGCGCGCCCTGCTGACCGGTTACCTGCTGTTCCAGCTGACCGGCGACAAGGCCTACAAGGATTTCGCCGACGCCGACGTGGTGCTGCCGAAGACCGTCGCCGCCGATCCCGACGCCGAGAGCCCGGCGCTGGAAGACAAGGTCGCCGCGCTGCTGAAGGGCTAG
- a CDS encoding DUF7218 family protein, with translation MPNSSIKNEKMYEELRKQGDSKEKAARISNAAAARGGSSVGRKGGKSGSYDDWTVQDLKKRAKELGLTGYSALKKDDLISALRNH, from the coding sequence GTGCCCAATTCCTCGATCAAGAACGAGAAGATGTACGAAGAGCTGCGCAAGCAGGGTGACTCGAAAGAAAAGGCAGCGCGAATCTCGAATGCTGCGGCCGCGCGGGGCGGTTCTTCCGTCGGCCGCAAGGGCGGGAAGTCCGGGTCCTACGACGACTGGACGGTGCAGGACCTGAAGAAGCGCGCCAAAGAGCTGGGTCTGACGGGTTACTCGGCACTGAAGAAGGACGACCTGATCAGCGCGCTGCGCAACCACTAG
- a CDS encoding type VII secretion target has translation MRERDVARIDLAAVRDIAQRCESVADMLGTAVAPLLRWYFDGFCGGRDHAASAAALRAALDQSAGQLRAWASASTEAAATLRVSSGRYVDADTDLAGRLA, from the coding sequence ATGAGAGAACGTGACGTCGCTCGGATAGACCTCGCCGCGGTGCGGGACATCGCGCAGCGGTGCGAATCGGTCGCCGACATGCTCGGCACCGCGGTCGCGCCGCTGTTGCGGTGGTACTTCGACGGGTTCTGCGGCGGGCGTGATCATGCCGCGAGCGCGGCCGCCTTGCGAGCCGCGCTGGACCAGTCGGCCGGACAGCTTCGCGCGTGGGCGTCCGCGTCGACGGAAGCCGCAGCGACGCTGCGGGTTTCGTCAGGGCGCTACGTGGACGCTGACACCGACCTCGCCGGCCGGTTGGCCTGA
- a CDS encoding exonuclease domain-containing protein, with product MQPLVFLDTETTGLHADRQPWEIAMLRRDDAGESRIVLYIDLADLDLDAAQPAGLRISRFSSRHPQVVYGPIHLPSVHREQEAAEIVREWTMDATIVGVVPSFDTQCLCAMLARHQLTPGWSPKLVDVISLAARYVLDYGRTPERDSTQLSRQCGVRPPGAGLRHTALGDARWAMRWYDQLSTRLMSRLTQ from the coding sequence ATGCAACCGCTGGTCTTCCTCGATACGGAGACCACCGGCCTACACGCCGACCGGCAACCCTGGGAAATCGCGATGCTGCGGCGCGACGACGCCGGTGAATCCCGCATCGTGCTGTACATCGATCTGGCCGACCTCGATCTCGACGCCGCCCAACCCGCGGGCCTGCGGATCAGCCGGTTCTCCAGTCGCCATCCCCAGGTGGTGTACGGGCCCATTCACCTCCCGTCGGTGCACCGCGAACAGGAAGCCGCGGAAATCGTCCGCGAGTGGACCATGGACGCCACCATCGTCGGCGTCGTTCCCAGCTTCGATACCCAGTGTCTGTGCGCCATGCTGGCGCGTCATCAGCTGACACCGGGCTGGAGCCCCAAACTCGTCGACGTCATCTCCCTGGCCGCCCGATACGTTCTCGACTACGGGCGCACCCCGGAACGCGACTCGACACAACTGTCCCGGCAGTGCGGAGTCCGTCCGCCCGGCGCCGGCCTCCGGCACACCGCGCTCGGCGATGCACGTTGGGCGATGCGCTGGTACGACCAGCTGTCCACCCGCCTGATGTCCCGACTCACCCAGTAG
- a CDS encoding putative nucleotidyltransferase substrate binding domain-containing protein, producing the protein MTSPELVNFLGSHPPFQTASDTELNDLVAASSLEHHGAGTVIADFSRHVPDDIWMVLAGSVNLQEVGDGQVFDTIEPGGIFGYVPMLTGGGIEFLARTTEATTVVRLPGELVRTQFAKPAGLRFLALSATPASQSQLVAGSDSRPVGDLVHGSVLIVEPGISVREAVVQMSEQRVSYALIRLREGGVGIFTDRDLRSRVVAAGLPVDVPIAEVMSRPAQTVTADRTAETVLLEMLERGMRHMPVLSPRGEVLGVLEDVDLLAASARQSFVLRRAIAQAPDAAALQRHGREVTRIAVELFRTGTKASAASSISSIVLDALVRKALELALAEAGPGPTQDQFAWLTLGSIARREAMPSSDVDSALSWADSCDAECAQLRAIAARTHEILDGCGLPADSNGAVASHKAFARSASDWAQAAEGWLDDPLRGKGLILSSLLIDGRVVWGNRALHTVPTVFHRMRDEHPNALRLQLLDALSGKVRTWSLRDVLSRRGGTFDLKTHAVTPIVNLARWGGLTADMTSASTPARLAAAASTGALTERDAHTLTEVFVMLQRMRLAHQVELIADGRTPNDVITVGDLSPLNRSLLGDGLREIAAVQRRARQSGTHPGLR; encoded by the coding sequence GTGACCTCTCCGGAGCTGGTGAACTTCCTCGGTTCGCATCCGCCATTTCAGACGGCCAGCGACACCGAACTGAATGACCTCGTCGCCGCCTCGTCGCTGGAGCACCACGGCGCCGGGACCGTGATCGCGGACTTCTCCCGCCATGTCCCCGATGACATCTGGATGGTCCTGGCCGGCTCGGTGAACCTGCAGGAGGTCGGTGACGGGCAGGTGTTCGACACCATCGAGCCCGGCGGAATCTTCGGCTACGTGCCGATGCTGACCGGCGGTGGTATCGAATTCCTGGCTCGCACAACGGAAGCCACCACCGTCGTCCGCCTGCCCGGTGAGCTGGTGCGGACGCAGTTCGCCAAACCGGCGGGGCTGCGTTTCCTGGCGTTGTCCGCCACGCCGGCGTCGCAGTCGCAGCTGGTGGCGGGCAGCGATTCGCGGCCGGTCGGCGATCTGGTGCACGGCAGCGTGCTGATCGTGGAGCCCGGGATCTCGGTACGCGAAGCCGTGGTGCAGATGAGCGAACAGCGGGTGTCCTATGCGCTGATCCGGCTGCGCGAAGGCGGTGTCGGGATCTTCACCGACCGTGACCTCCGGTCGCGCGTCGTCGCCGCGGGGCTACCGGTGGATGTCCCGATCGCCGAGGTCATGAGTCGGCCCGCCCAGACGGTGACCGCGGACCGCACCGCCGAGACGGTGCTGCTGGAAATGCTGGAGCGCGGCATGCGCCATATGCCGGTGCTGTCGCCCCGCGGTGAAGTGCTGGGCGTCCTCGAGGACGTCGACCTGCTGGCCGCGTCGGCCCGCCAGAGCTTCGTGTTGCGCCGGGCCATCGCGCAGGCGCCCGACGCTGCCGCGCTGCAGCGGCATGGCCGCGAGGTGACCCGGATCGCCGTCGAGCTGTTTCGCACCGGCACGAAAGCGTCGGCCGCGAGCAGCATTTCATCGATCGTGCTGGATGCTTTGGTACGCAAGGCATTGGAGCTCGCCCTGGCCGAAGCCGGCCCGGGCCCGACGCAGGACCAGTTCGCGTGGCTCACGCTGGGCAGTATCGCCCGCCGGGAGGCCATGCCGTCCTCCGATGTGGACAGCGCACTCAGCTGGGCCGACAGCTGCGATGCCGAATGCGCACAGTTGCGTGCCATCGCGGCCCGCACGCACGAGATCCTCGACGGTTGCGGTCTGCCGGCCGACAGTAACGGTGCCGTCGCGTCACACAAGGCGTTCGCGCGGTCGGCCTCCGACTGGGCGCAGGCCGCCGAGGGCTGGCTCGATGATCCCTTGCGCGGCAAGGGTTTGATCCTGTCCTCGCTGCTGATCGACGGTCGCGTCGTGTGGGGGAACCGGGCGCTGCACACCGTGCCCACGGTGTTCCACCGGATGCGTGACGAACATCCGAACGCGCTGCGCCTGCAACTGCTGGATGCGCTGTCCGGCAAGGTGCGCACGTGGTCGCTGCGGGACGTGCTGTCGCGGCGCGGCGGCACCTTCGACCTGAAGACGCATGCGGTGACGCCGATCGTCAACCTGGCCCGGTGGGGTGGCCTGACCGCCGACATGACGTCGGCGTCGACGCCGGCCCGGCTGGCAGCGGCGGCCAGTACCGGAGCCCTGACGGAACGCGATGCGCACACTCTCACAGAGGTTTTCGTCATGCTGCAACGAATGCGGTTGGCGCATCAGGTCGAACTGATCGCCGACGGCCGCACCCCGAACGACGTGATCACCGTCGGCGACCTGTCCCCACTCAACCGGAGCCTGCTTGGTGACGGGCTGCGCGAGATCGCCGCGGTGCAGCGGCGGGCACGGCAGTCGGGAACACATCCGGGATTGCGCTGA
- a CDS encoding GMC family oxidoreductase, whose protein sequence is MSDQTYDYVIAGGGTAGCVLAARLSEDPNVTVCLVEAGPSDVGDRNILELSEWMHLLDSGYDWDYPVEPQEKGNSFMRHARAKVLGGCSSHNSCIAFWPLAQGLRDWVAMGATGWGPEDVLPFTAKVENNTATGTYQGVPHGDSGPVRLRDVPPNDPCGQAVIDSAAKVGLETVQFNRGDWTLNAAGWLQINANEAGERMSSSHAYLHPILESRPNLTVLTNCWVAEILFDDSGDQPVATGVRYQRPDLTGYDVVTARREVVVTAGAIDTPKLLMLSGIGPADHLNEVGVPVRVDSPGVGENLDDHVEGLVFWEAAKPMVTESTQWWEIGLFATTEVAGDNPDHSDLMMHYGSVPFDMNTLRHGYPTTDNGFCLTPNVTQGRSRGTVRLASRDFRDRAKVDPRYFTDPEGHDEKVMLAGIKLARKIAEQEPLQEWIGRELAPGPEVQTDEELLAYIYKTHNTVYHPAGTARMGAVDDPMAVLDPQLRVKGVRNLRVVDASAMPKLPVINPNITVMTMAEKCADLIRNG, encoded by the coding sequence ATGTCCGATCAGACCTACGACTATGTGATCGCCGGGGGCGGCACCGCCGGCTGTGTTCTCGCGGCGCGGCTGTCCGAGGACCCGAACGTCACCGTCTGTCTGGTGGAGGCCGGGCCGTCGGATGTGGGTGACCGCAACATCCTCGAGTTGTCGGAGTGGATGCACCTGCTGGATTCCGGCTACGACTGGGATTACCCCGTGGAGCCGCAGGAGAAGGGCAACAGCTTCATGCGGCACGCGCGGGCGAAGGTGCTCGGTGGGTGTTCGTCGCACAATTCCTGTATCGCGTTCTGGCCGCTCGCGCAGGGCCTGCGGGACTGGGTGGCCATGGGCGCGACCGGGTGGGGCCCGGAGGACGTGCTGCCGTTCACCGCCAAGGTCGAGAACAACACCGCCACCGGCACGTATCAGGGCGTGCCGCACGGTGATTCGGGCCCGGTGCGGCTGCGCGACGTGCCGCCGAACGATCCGTGCGGCCAGGCTGTGATCGACTCCGCGGCAAAGGTCGGTCTGGAGACGGTGCAGTTCAATCGCGGCGACTGGACCCTGAACGCGGCGGGCTGGCTGCAGATCAACGCCAATGAGGCCGGCGAGCGGATGTCCAGCTCGCATGCGTACCTGCACCCGATCCTCGAGTCGCGGCCCAATCTCACGGTGCTGACCAACTGCTGGGTGGCCGAGATTCTGTTCGACGACTCCGGCGACCAGCCGGTGGCGACGGGTGTGCGGTATCAGCGTCCGGACCTCACGGGCTACGACGTCGTCACCGCCAGACGCGAGGTGGTCGTCACGGCCGGCGCCATCGACACCCCGAAACTGCTGATGCTGTCCGGAATCGGGCCGGCCGACCACCTGAACGAGGTCGGGGTGCCGGTGCGGGTCGACTCACCCGGCGTCGGCGAGAACCTCGACGACCACGTCGAGGGCCTCGTGTTCTGGGAAGCGGCGAAGCCGATGGTCACCGAGTCCACACAGTGGTGGGAGATCGGGCTGTTCGCGACCACCGAGGTCGCCGGTGACAATCCCGATCACTCCGACCTGATGATGCATTACGGCAGCGTCCCGTTCGACATGAACACGCTGCGGCACGGGTACCCCACCACCGACAACGGGTTCTGCCTGACTCCCAATGTGACGCAAGGCCGTTCGCGCGGGACCGTGCGGTTGGCATCCCGCGATTTCCGGGACCGGGCCAAGGTCGACCCGCGCTATTTCACCGACCCCGAGGGGCACGACGAAAAGGTGATGCTGGCCGGAATCAAGCTGGCGCGCAAGATCGCCGAGCAGGAGCCCCTGCAGGAGTGGATCGGTCGTGAGCTTGCGCCGGGGCCCGAGGTGCAGACCGACGAGGAGCTGCTCGCGTACATCTACAAGACGCACAACACGGTGTACCACCCGGCCGGTACCGCACGGATGGGTGCGGTCGACGATCCGATGGCGGTGCTCGACCCGCAGCTGCGCGTCAAAGGTGTGCGCAACCTGCGGGTGGTGGACGCCTCGGCGATGCCGAAGTTGCCGGTGATCAACCCCAACATCACGGTGATGACGATGGCCGAGAAATGCGCCGACCTCATTCGCAACGGCTGA
- a CDS encoding haloacid dehalogenase-like hydrolase: MIRAGRTLAAAAILLGGVVAGCGSGDRQAESTPSSKPTAAQSNCRQLDASLSWHEGVREFLQKAIDANSTCAVRDRARKVAIFDWDNTVVKNDIGYGTNFYMLAHDLILQPPNQDWHQTSRYLTDAAATALRVACGTDVPAGKPLPTSTNTRCADEILSVLEDETTSGEPAFAGFDERRMTGAYAWGAALSAGYSNDELGGFAQKMKEQNLNAPEGATQKIGTKDVDGYIRVYPQIKDLIGTLQANGIDTWVVSASPEPIVKVWAPEVGIDAAHVVGVRSVYDAAGKQTAHLVGCGGVPDGDDSVITYIDGKRCWANQAIFGVSGPAAFDQLPADRRQVLAAGDSVTDVTFVGDATAASLVINRNKPELMCRAYNGLFSRGGTWAVNAMFIAPLPQHAPYQCASAYTNADGSKGPVLGPGGAPVPDQVDSVY, encoded by the coding sequence ATGATCCGGGCCGGCAGAACCTTGGCTGCGGCGGCCATCCTGCTCGGTGGCGTGGTCGCGGGGTGCGGGTCGGGTGACCGACAGGCGGAATCCACACCCAGTTCGAAGCCGACTGCAGCGCAATCGAATTGCCGTCAGCTCGACGCATCGTTGAGCTGGCACGAAGGGGTGCGGGAGTTTCTGCAGAAGGCCATCGACGCCAACAGCACCTGCGCCGTGCGCGACCGGGCGCGCAAGGTGGCGATCTTCGACTGGGACAACACCGTCGTCAAGAACGACATCGGGTACGGCACCAACTTCTACATGCTGGCCCATGACCTGATTCTGCAACCGCCGAACCAGGACTGGCACCAGACCAGTCGATACCTGACCGATGCCGCTGCCACCGCGCTACGGGTCGCCTGCGGCACCGACGTCCCGGCAGGCAAGCCGTTGCCGACGAGTACCAACACCAGATGCGCCGATGAGATTCTTTCGGTCCTCGAGGACGAAACCACGAGCGGTGAGCCCGCTTTCGCCGGCTTCGACGAACGGCGGATGACGGGTGCGTACGCCTGGGGCGCGGCACTGTCCGCCGGCTACAGCAACGATGAACTCGGCGGTTTCGCGCAGAAGATGAAGGAGCAGAACCTCAATGCGCCCGAGGGCGCCACCCAGAAGATCGGCACCAAGGATGTCGACGGCTACATCCGCGTCTATCCGCAGATCAAAGATCTGATCGGCACACTGCAGGCGAACGGCATCGACACGTGGGTGGTTTCGGCGTCACCGGAACCGATCGTGAAGGTCTGGGCACCAGAGGTGGGGATCGACGCCGCCCACGTCGTCGGCGTGCGCAGCGTGTACGACGCGGCAGGCAAGCAGACCGCGCATCTGGTGGGATGCGGTGGCGTGCCCGACGGCGACGATTCGGTGATCACCTACATCGACGGCAAGCGCTGCTGGGCCAACCAGGCCATCTTCGGCGTTTCCGGGCCGGCGGCCTTCGATCAGCTCCCGGCTGACCGGCGGCAGGTGCTCGCGGCAGGCGATTCGGTCACTGACGTGACGTTCGTGGGCGATGCCACCGCGGCGTCATTGGTCATCAACCGGAACAAGCCCGAACTGATGTGCCGGGCCTACAACGGACTGTTCAGCCGCGGGGGCACCTGGGCCGTCAACGCGATGTTCATCGCTCCGCTGCCCCAGCACGCGCCGTATCAGTGTGCGAGCGCCTACACCAACGCCGACGGATCCAAGGGGCCGGTGCTCGGTCCCGGCGGCGCACCCGTACCCGATCAGGTCGACAGCGTCTACTAG
- a CDS encoding APC family permease, whose amino-acid sequence MTQNLTDTDSGGLEDFGYKESLDRSIGKFASFAAGVSYISILTGTFQLFYVGYGNGGPAYLWSWPMVFIGQMAVALCFMELAAKYPVAGSVYNWSKKLGSRIVGWSSGWLMLTASIVTLSAVVLALQLNLPRLWKGFQVIGDGTGQYDFAANAILLGTVLIVFTTVVNAFGVRLMAMINSAGVFIELIAAVLIAVILLFNIKRGPSVFFDTQGHGAGLPGGYFGAFLVASVASLYVMYGFDTASSLGEETVEPRRTAPKAILRAILASFVIGGAILAGAIMATPDLKDPALGSPDGSLQSIVEKVMWGPLGTIFLICIVVAVTVCSLAVHTAAIRLTFAMARDNALPFGEKLAKVHPKTQAPVVPAVVIGIIAALILVINLGQPKVFTVLTSIAIIMIYLAYLMVTGPLLKKRLRGEWPPKDLAEGGYFTMGKWGLPVNIFAVLWGIGMAINLAWPRVAIYGDPWYNTWGAFVYIGVILGLGLLWYFVKGRNHIGTLASHAADSEK is encoded by the coding sequence ATGACTCAGAACCTCACTGATACGGACAGCGGCGGACTCGAGGATTTCGGCTACAAGGAATCGCTGGACCGCAGCATCGGAAAATTCGCGAGCTTCGCGGCCGGGGTCAGCTATATCTCGATCCTGACCGGTACCTTCCAGCTGTTCTACGTCGGCTACGGCAACGGCGGGCCGGCGTATCTCTGGTCCTGGCCGATGGTATTCATCGGGCAGATGGCGGTGGCGCTGTGTTTCATGGAACTCGCCGCCAAGTATCCGGTCGCGGGTTCCGTCTACAACTGGTCGAAGAAGCTGGGCAGCCGCATCGTCGGCTGGAGTTCGGGGTGGCTGATGCTCACGGCCTCCATCGTCACGCTGTCGGCGGTGGTGTTGGCCCTACAGCTGAACCTGCCACGGCTCTGGAAGGGTTTCCAGGTGATCGGTGACGGCACCGGTCAGTACGATTTCGCCGCCAACGCCATCCTGCTCGGCACCGTCCTCATCGTGTTCACCACCGTCGTCAATGCCTTCGGCGTGCGACTGATGGCGATGATCAACAGCGCCGGTGTCTTCATCGAACTCATTGCGGCCGTGCTCATTGCGGTCATCCTGCTGTTCAACATCAAGCGCGGGCCGAGTGTCTTCTTCGACACCCAGGGCCACGGCGCGGGACTGCCCGGCGGATATTTCGGTGCGTTCCTGGTGGCATCGGTGGCATCGCTGTACGTGATGTACGGCTTCGACACGGCAAGCTCGCTCGGCGAGGAAACGGTCGAACCGCGGCGCACCGCGCCCAAGGCCATCCTGCGCGCCATCCTGGCGTCGTTCGTCATCGGCGGCGCCATCCTGGCGGGCGCCATCATGGCCACGCCGGACCTCAAGGACCCGGCGCTGGGCAGCCCCGACGGCAGCCTGCAGTCCATCGTCGAGAAGGTGATGTGGGGCCCGTTGGGCACCATCTTCCTGATCTGCATCGTGGTCGCGGTGACGGTGTGCTCGCTGGCCGTGCACACCGCGGCGATCCGGTTGACGTTCGCCATGGCCCGCGACAACGCGCTGCCGTTCGGCGAGAAGCTCGCCAAGGTGCACCCCAAGACCCAGGCGCCCGTCGTGCCTGCCGTCGTGATCGGCATCATCGCGGCGCTGATCCTCGTGATCAACCTCGGGCAGCCAAAGGTTTTCACGGTGCTGACCTCGATCGCGATCATCATGATCTACCTGGCCTACCTGATGGTCACCGGCCCGCTGCTCAAGAAGCGCCTGCGGGGGGAGTGGCCGCCGAAAGACCTCGCTGAGGGCGGCTACTTCACCATGGGCAAGTGGGGCCTGCCGGTCAACATCTTTGCGGTGCTGTGGGGCATCGGGATGGCCATCAACCTGGCCTGGCCGCGCGTCGCCATCTACGGTGACCCGTGGTACAACACCTGGGGCGCGTTCGTCTACATCGGCGTCATCCTCGGGCTCGGCCTGCTCTGGTATTTCGTCAAGGGCCGCAACCACATTGGCACGCTGGCCTCCCATGCGGCGGACAGCGAGAAATGA